Proteins co-encoded in one Candidatus Dormiibacterota bacterium genomic window:
- a CDS encoding tyrosine-type recombinase/integrase gives MPLPRDANGRRRQHRFTFIGNKKDAQKALVAEEAAIGCGNYVERDRTTFGQYITAFLAGSKAHYAPKTQERFEGIARLHVIPKLGDVPLQKLSASNLNAAYAEWGAAEYSATTVLHHHRFVHIVLAQALRESRVQQNVAAVARKPKLTRREMRFLSDEELAKLLATASGTPLEAIVTVGLASGARLGELCGAKWDDLDARRGTLSIRRSLQQTKAGVSEKPPKSGKARIITLPESASEALRRHRIAQARLGPGYIFAYDDAGNPWAPYTLSKRFSALASGAGLQGVTFHTMRHTHASQLLAAGVHPKVVQERLGHSTIAITMDLYSHVSEGLQAEAAVKLDAVLRPVLASVSGSGA, from the coding sequence TTGCCGCTACCGCGTGACGCCAATGGGCGACGCCGCCAGCACCGCTTCACATTCATCGGCAATAAGAAGGACGCGCAGAAGGCGCTCGTCGCGGAAGAGGCGGCGATCGGCTGCGGTAACTACGTGGAACGCGACCGTACGACGTTCGGGCAGTATATCACAGCGTTTCTTGCGGGTTCGAAGGCGCACTATGCGCCCAAGACGCAGGAGCGCTTCGAGGGGATCGCACGCCTGCACGTCATTCCAAAGCTCGGCGATGTTCCGCTTCAGAAGCTCAGCGCCAGCAACCTCAACGCGGCGTATGCGGAATGGGGAGCCGCTGAATACAGCGCGACGACGGTGCTGCATCATCACAGGTTCGTCCATATCGTCCTCGCCCAAGCCCTGCGGGAAAGTCGCGTTCAGCAGAACGTGGCCGCAGTCGCGCGAAAGCCGAAGCTCACGCGCAGGGAGATGCGATTCCTCAGCGACGAGGAGCTTGCGAAGCTGCTCGCCACAGCGTCCGGGACGCCTCTGGAAGCGATCGTGACGGTTGGCCTGGCCAGCGGTGCTCGCCTGGGCGAGCTATGCGGCGCAAAGTGGGATGACCTCGATGCTCGCCGCGGAACGCTGTCGATCCGACGCTCGCTCCAACAAACGAAGGCCGGGGTCAGCGAGAAGCCGCCCAAGAGCGGGAAGGCGCGCATCATCACGTTGCCCGAGAGTGCGAGTGAGGCCCTGCGACGGCACCGAATCGCTCAGGCTCGCCTCGGCCCCGGATATATCTTCGCGTACGACGACGCCGGCAACCCGTGGGCGCCGTACACGCTCTCCAAGCGATTCAGCGCTCTCGCGAGCGGTGCGGGGCTTCAAGGCGTCACGTTCCACACGATGCGGCACACGCACGCGAGCCAGCTCCTCGCCGCAGGAGTGCATCCGAAGGTCGTGCAGGAGCGTTTGGGGCATAGCACTATCGCGATCACGATGGACCTCTACTCCCACGTCTCCGAAGGGCTCCAGGCCGAGGCTGCGGTAAAGCTCGACGCGGTGCTGCGGCCGGTGCTCGCGAGCGTTTCAGGGAGCGGAGCGTAG
- the tig gene encoding trigger factor: protein MNASTLTRLEPTRVELEIPLTADEVDAARQRAFSRLSRKVKLPGFRPGKIPRRLFEQTYGTDAIESEALDDVAPVAYARAMREHDLDPVDRPTIELLPEEEGKPTRLKATVEVRPRIELGEYKGVAVEVPLVVVTEADVEAAVQAFARERATLVPVERPARLGDVVTIDYEGRIEGDVFEGGTAERQEAELVEERFIPGFAHGISGMSNGETKTFEVSFPADYAKTEYAGKAASFTVTLHEVKEIDVPALDDEFAKSVSESQSLEDLRVEIRKRLEAVAEGRRRRAIGNAVMEHLLGRLEIPVPQGLVEREVESMIAETAQRARRAGIGFDEYLARIGATEETLRAKYREDAATQVKGTLVLEAVAKAEGIEASPAEVREEIEVLAQRYDQSPQRMREALASSMSSLKEGIVRSKTLDLLVDHAKVGAPPGDSSDAKVKIG from the coding sequence ATGAACGCATCGACGCTGACGAGACTCGAGCCCACGCGGGTCGAGCTCGAGATCCCGCTTACCGCCGACGAGGTGGACGCCGCCCGGCAGCGAGCCTTCTCGCGGCTTTCGCGCAAGGTGAAGCTTCCGGGTTTCCGTCCAGGGAAGATTCCGCGTCGCCTCTTCGAGCAGACGTACGGCACGGACGCAATCGAGAGCGAAGCGCTCGACGACGTTGCTCCTGTCGCGTACGCACGGGCGATGCGCGAGCACGATCTCGATCCGGTCGACCGGCCGACGATCGAACTACTGCCCGAAGAAGAAGGGAAGCCGACGCGCCTCAAAGCGACGGTGGAAGTGCGACCGCGTATCGAGCTGGGAGAGTACAAGGGCGTGGCGGTCGAGGTTCCGCTGGTCGTCGTGACCGAGGCGGACGTCGAGGCCGCGGTGCAGGCCTTTGCTCGGGAGCGCGCTACGCTGGTGCCGGTCGAACGCCCGGCACGGCTGGGAGACGTCGTCACGATCGACTATGAGGGACGCATCGAGGGTGACGTCTTCGAGGGCGGGACGGCAGAGCGCCAAGAGGCAGAGCTCGTGGAGGAGCGATTCATCCCGGGATTCGCCCACGGGATTTCCGGCATGAGCAACGGCGAGACGAAGACCTTCGAAGTCAGTTTTCCCGCGGATTACGCGAAGACCGAGTATGCGGGTAAAGCGGCGAGCTTCACCGTGACGCTGCACGAGGTCAAAGAGATCGACGTCCCGGCGCTCGACGACGAGTTTGCGAAGAGCGTTTCGGAGTCGCAGAGCTTGGAAGACCTGCGCGTCGAGATACGCAAGCGCCTGGAGGCGGTCGCAGAGGGCCGACGGCGTCGTGCGATCGGCAACGCCGTCATGGAGCACCTTCTGGGCCGGCTCGAGATTCCGGTTCCGCAAGGTCTCGTCGAGCGGGAGGTGGAGTCCATGATTGCCGAGACCGCGCAGCGCGCTCGCCGCGCGGGGATCGGTTTCGATGAGTATCTCGCACGGATCGGCGCAACGGAGGAGACGTTGCGCGCGAAGTATCGCGAGGATGCGGCAACGCAGGTCAAGGGCACGCTGGTGCTCGAGGCGGTTGCTAAAGCCGAGGGTATCGAGGCCTCGCCCGCGGAGGTTCGCGAAGAGATCGAGGTGCTCGCGCAGCGGTACGACCAGTCTCCCCAGCGGATGCGCGAGGCTCTTGCCTCGAGCATGAGCTCCCTAAAAGAAGGGATCGTACGGAGCAAGACGCTTGACTTGCTCGTCGATCATGCGAAAGTAGGGGCACCACCCGGGGACAGCAGCGATGCGAAGGTCAAGATAGGTTAA
- a CDS encoding ATP-dependent Clp protease proteolytic subunit has translation MGHLVPMVVEQTARGERAYDIYSRLLKDRIIFVGGPLDDHLSSLVIAQLLFLEKEDPDKDIDMYINSPGGSVTAGLAIFDAMRFIKPDVATICMGMAASMGSVLLTGGQRGKRYALPHSKILIHQPWVSQIGGQATDVEIAARDLVATRQTIAKIYESTTGKSLDQILRDIDRDYYMAADEAKTYGIIDTIIESRGTLPKPA, from the coding sequence ATGGGTCACCTGGTACCGATGGTCGTGGAGCAGACCGCTCGCGGTGAGCGCGCGTATGATATCTATTCGCGGCTGCTCAAGGACCGCATCATCTTCGTCGGGGGACCGCTCGACGATCATCTGTCGAGCCTGGTGATCGCGCAGTTGCTCTTTCTCGAAAAAGAAGACCCGGACAAAGACATCGACATGTACATCAACTCGCCGGGCGGCAGCGTCACCGCGGGTTTGGCGATCTTCGATGCCATGCGCTTCATCAAGCCCGACGTCGCGACGATTTGCATGGGCATGGCGGCCTCGATGGGATCGGTGCTCCTTACCGGCGGTCAGCGGGGCAAGCGCTATGCGCTTCCTCACTCGAAGATCCTCATTCATCAGCCCTGGGTCTCGCAGATCGGGGGACAAGCAACCGATGTGGAGATCGCGGCACGCGACCTCGTCGCGACGCGCCAGACGATCGCCAAAATCTACGAGTCGACCACCGGCAAGTCTCTGGACCAGATCCTGCGGGATATCGATCGCGACTACTACATGGCCGCGGACGAGGCCAAGACGTACGGGATAATCGACACTATCATCGAAAGTCGTGGGACACTGCCCAAACCGGCGTAG